Below is a genomic region from Mycolicibacterium neworleansense.
AAGAACAGGCCCATCAGGAACGTGATCACATACCACCGGCGCAGCCCGAACACGTCGCCGCGCTCAGCGGCGAACACGCCCATCTGGCAGGTGAAGGATGACGCGATCAGGACCAACGTCACCGGAACAGCAAGGGCCAAATTGAGTTCGGTCGGCTCGGGCGGCCAATCGCCACCGGCTTGCGCGCGCGCCGTGAAATACATCGCGAAGAGTCCAGCAAAGAACATGAGTTCACTGGAAAGCCACACGATGGTGCCGACACTGACCATGTTCGGCCGGTTCAGCGAATGAACGCGCGACGTGATTGCCGTTCCCGAGGTACCTACAGCGCTCGTCACATCCGCAAGTATGACGCTTTGTAGTTGTCGAACTCCACCCGGGTCGAGCAATTGATCCGAAACGTGTCGTCTTCGGGTCGGCTGCGCGGTGCCGGGGGCTCCGTCGCCAGGACCGCGCGGAGATAGCATTCGGCGGTGGCTCCTGCATCTTCCTCTCAGTTCCCGCCAGCGTCCGGCTCTGTGGCGGCGCCGACGTGGCCGCTCATTCTCGGGCGCCTGACCACCGAGCAGAGCCTGCCCAACGGTTATGCCGCGTGGGCCATGGACCAGATCATGACCGGGGCGGCGACACCGGCTCAGATCGCCGGCTTCGCGGTGGCGATGAAGATGAAGCGCCCGACTTCGGCCGAGGTGGGGGAACTTGCCGACATCATGCTGTCGCACGCCCGCCGGGTGCCGACCGAGCAGATCGGTCACGAGACCGTCGACATCGTCGGTACCGGCGGCGACGGGGCCAATACGGTGAACCTGTCGACCATGGCCTCCATCGTGGTGGCGGCCTGTGGTGTGCCGGTGATCAAGCACGGCAACCGGGCGGCGTCCTCGCTGTCGGGTGGTGCCGACACCCTGGAGGCCCTCGGGGTGCGTATCGACCTGGGGCCTGACGAGGTGGCTCGCAGCGTCGCCGAGGTGGGCATCGGGTTCGCGTTCGCGCCGCAGTTCCACCCGTCGTATCGGCACGCCTCGGTGGTGCGCCGGGAGATCGGGGTGCCGACGGTGTTCAATCTGCTTGGGCCGCTGACAAATCCGGCCGCGCCCCGGGCCGGGCTGATCGGCTGTGCCTTCGACGACCTGGCCGAGGTGATGGCCGGGGTGTACGCCGCCCGGGGGTCCAGCGTGTTGGTCGTCCACGGTGACGACGGCCTCGACGAACTCACCACCACGACCACGAGCACCATCTGGCGGGTGCAGGCCGGCACCGTGGACCGGTTGAAGTTCGACCCCGCGGCCTTCGGCTTCAAGCGCGCTGACATCAGCGAGCTGGTCGGCGGTGACGCCACGGCCAATGCGGCATCGGCGCGCGCCGTGCTCGGTGGGGCCAAGGGGCCGGTGCGTGATGCGGTGGTGCTCAACGCGGCGGGCGCGATGGTCGCCCATGCCGGGCTAGCCAGCGACGCCAAGTGGGTGCCGGCGTGGGAGGCCGGTCTGGCGCGGGCCACCGAGGCCATCGACTCGGGCGCGGCCGAACAACTGCTCGCGCGTTGGGTGCGGTTCAGCCTGCAGTTCTGAGTTCTGCTGCTGGGCGGCGGCCACCCGGGCCGATCGGGCCGTGGCCGCCCAGACGGCGTAGCGGCACCCCGGGTGCGGCCAGCCAGCGGGCGACGAGCGCGGTCTCCTCCACCAACGCGCCACCCAAAGGTGTTGCGGTGGGCAGGATTACCTGGGCTGCCGCACAGATCGTGTCGACCACGGGCATCGGCGGCACGCCGCGGGCGGCGCTGCCTGCACCGGCCAGCTGGCCGTGGCGGATCACCGCGAAGTGCCACCCGCCGTTGCCGTCACTGCGCGCGGCCACCAGTTCGGGGAGCTCGGCCAGGGCGCGCAACCGCTGCCCGCGCCACAGCGTCTCGATGGCCACGGTGGCGTGATCGCGCAGCCGGGCGGCGGTCTCGTACCGCCGGGCCGCCGCCACTTCGCCGATGTGGGCCACGGTGGCCGCCAGCGCGCTGTGGTCGGTGCCGTTGATCAGCGCGACGACGCGCTGTACCGCGGCGGCGTACTGCGTGGCGCCGACGTCCTGCGGGGCCGGGCAGGGGGACAGTTCGACCTCCGGGCAACGGTGTGAGCCGGCCGCGCCGAAGCGGGCCGTGCAGGTGCGCACCCCGGTGAACCGGGCCAGCAGGAGGGCTGACTGTACGGCGTCGGATCGGGCCGAGAACGGCCCGAAAGCGGTGCGCTGTCCCGGGTTTCGCACTGCCGACAACCTCGGGAAGGCTTCGTCGGTCAGGGCCACCCACCACCATCGCTGCGGGAACTTGGAGCGACGGTTGTACGGCGGCGCGTGGGCGGCGAGCAGCCGCAGCTCGCGGACCCCGGCCTCCAGATCGTGTGCGCACTCGACGTGGTCGACGGCACACGCCAGGGAGGCCATCTCCTTCATTCGGGTCCGCGGGTCGGCGCCGGTGAAGTACTGCCGGACCCGCCGTCGCAGGTCGACCGCGGTGCCCACATAGAGCACCTCGCCCGAGGGGCCGCGGAACAGGTAGACGCCCGGGCGGTTGGGCAGCCGGTCGGCCAGCGAGCGGTTGCGGCGCTGGGCCGGGGTGACGTCGGGCAGGTAGTTCTTGAGGTCGGCGAAGGTGTGGATGCCCTGGTTGCCGACTCGCTCGATCAGCCCGTGCAGGACGTCGACGGTGGCGCGGGCGTCATCGAGGGCGCGGTGGGTGGGCGTGGTCGTCGCACCGAACAGCCGGGCCAGTGCCGACAGCTTCACACTGGGTGCCTCGTCCCGGGTCAGTACCCGGCGGGCGAGTTTCACCGTGCACAGCACCGGCGGCCGGGGCCAGCCGAGCTCGGCCCGCTGGGCTGCCGCGCGCAGGAACCCGATGTCGAATCCGGCGTTGTGGGCGACCAGCACCGCGCCCCGGGAGAATTCGAGAAACGCGGGTAGGACGCTGTCGATCTTCGGCGCGTCGCGCACCATCGCCGTGGTGATCCCGGTCAGCTCGACGATCTGCGGCGGGATGGCGCGGCCGGGATCGACCAGGGTGGCCAGCTCGCCGAGCACCTCGCCGCCGCGAATCTTGACCGCGCCGATCTCGGTGATGGCATCGAAGCTGTCGCCCGGCGCCTTCGCGGTGGCCCGTCCACCGGTGGTCTCCAGATCGACCACCACGAAGGTGGTGTCGGCGAGGGAGAGGGTGTCCATGGCACCGTCGGGCCCGCCGAAGCCGAAGGCCAGCTGCTCCGCATCGGCGATGTTGCGCTGGCCCATGGCGATGACGGTAGGCACTGCCCCCGACAAACACCGGCAAGCTCGCCGGGCGCCGCTACTTGTCGGTACCCGGCGATAGCGTGCGCCCAACACCGATCGAGAGGACGGTCAAGATGAGCGGAGTGCGGCGGGACAACTGGTCCTATGCCGATGTGCCCTGCCCCGACCAGCCGGACGCCGGCAGCGTGACCATCGACTGTGACGATTGCGCGGTACGCGGGCCCGGTTGTCAGGACTGCGTCGTCAGTGTGCTGCTCGGAGTCCCTGAGACTTTGCTGGATGACGAGCGTCAAGCCCTGGAAGTGCTCGCTGACGTGGGCCTTGCGCCGCGGCTGCGGTTGGTGCCGATTCACCGAAGCGGCCGATCCGGCGTCGCCTGACGACACGCACCGGTGCGTGCACAGGAAAATATTCCGGGTGGGCTGTTAAATTTGCAGCTTCTGTTGGACAAGCCCGATGCCGTTTCGTAACCTATCTGAGACCTAAGAGCAGTTCGAGGCGGCTCGGTATTCCCAGTTGTGAGGACGAAAACTTGAGGCACGAGCGCGCGCACCGGCCCACAAGTCGTGTCAAGCGACCCATTGCAGGTGCAATAGCGGGCTTGACCGTGATATCCGGAATACTGGCCGCCAGTTCGCAGGCCGATCCCAGTGATGACGCCCTGGCAAAACTCAACGAGCTGTCGCGCCAAGCTGAGCAGACCACCGAGGCGATGCACTCCGCGCAGCTCGACCTGAACAACAAGCTTGCCGCGCAGGAGACTGCGGAAAAGAAGCATGCCGACGACACCGCGGCCGTGGATACGGCCAAGTCGCAGCTGGCAATCTTTCAGACTTCGGTCAACAAAGTAGCTGCAGCCCAGTACATGGGGGGCCGCACCTCGGGTGTGGATGCCATCCTGACCGCTGGCTCGCCGCAGCAGCTGATCGAGCAGCTCGCGGTGCAGCGGGTGATGGCGACCGAGATGTCGGCGCAGATGAAGAACTTCCGTTCGGTCGGTGAGAAAGCCGCTCGCGCCGAGCAGGAGTCGGCGAAATCGGCTGCCGAGGCCAAGACCGCCGCCGAGCAGGCCGCCGCAGTGCGCGCCGAGCTGCAATCCAAGCAAAGTCAGCTGCAGGTGCAGATCGCGATCGTCAAGTCGCAGTACCAGGCGCTGACCCCGGCCCAGCGGGAAGCGATGACGGCCTTGCCGCCCACCCCGCCGGTGCCGGCACCCGAAGCGTTGCCGCCGGCGCAGGA
It encodes:
- the ctaE gene encoding aa3-type cytochrome oxidase subunit III; translation: MTSAVGTSGTAITSRVHSLNRPNMVSVGTIVWLSSELMFFAGLFAMYFTARAQAGGDWPPEPTELNLALAVPVTLVLIASSFTCQMGVFAAERGDVFGLRRWYVITFLMGLFFVLGQGYEYIHLVEHGTTIPGSAYGSVFYLATGFHGLHVIGGLVAFILLLARTKMSKFTPAQATAAIVVSYYWHFVDIVWIALFATIYFVR
- the trpD gene encoding anthranilate phosphoribosyltransferase, translated to MAPASSSQFPPASGSVAAPTWPLILGRLTTEQSLPNGYAAWAMDQIMTGAATPAQIAGFAVAMKMKRPTSAEVGELADIMLSHARRVPTEQIGHETVDIVGTGGDGANTVNLSTMASIVVAACGVPVIKHGNRAASSLSGGADTLEALGVRIDLGPDEVARSVAEVGIGFAFAPQFHPSYRHASVVRREIGVPTVFNLLGPLTNPAAPRAGLIGCAFDDLAEVMAGVYAARGSSVLVVHGDDGLDELTTTTTSTIWRVQAGTVDRLKFDPAAFGFKRADISELVGGDATANAASARAVLGGAKGPVRDAVVLNAAGAMVAHAGLASDAKWVPAWEAGLARATEAIDSGAAEQLLARWVRFSLQF
- a CDS encoding DEDD exonuclease domain-containing protein, giving the protein MGQRNIADAEQLAFGFGGPDGAMDTLSLADTTFVVVDLETTGGRATAKAPGDSFDAITEIGAVKIRGGEVLGELATLVDPGRAIPPQIVELTGITTAMVRDAPKIDSVLPAFLEFSRGAVLVAHNAGFDIGFLRAAAQRAELGWPRPPVLCTVKLARRVLTRDEAPSVKLSALARLFGATTTPTHRALDDARATVDVLHGLIERVGNQGIHTFADLKNYLPDVTPAQRRNRSLADRLPNRPGVYLFRGPSGEVLYVGTAVDLRRRVRQYFTGADPRTRMKEMASLACAVDHVECAHDLEAGVRELRLLAAHAPPYNRRSKFPQRWWWVALTDEAFPRLSAVRNPGQRTAFGPFSARSDAVQSALLLARFTGVRTCTARFGAAGSHRCPEVELSPCPAPQDVGATQYAAAVQRVVALINGTDHSALAATVAHIGEVAAARRYETAARLRDHATVAIETLWRGQRLRALAELPELVAARSDGNGGWHFAVIRHGQLAGAGSAARGVPPMPVVDTICAAAQVILPTATPLGGALVEETALVARWLAAPGVPLRRLGGHGPIGPGGRRPAAELRTAG
- the ripC gene encoding peptidoglycan hydrolase RipC; protein product: MRHERAHRPTSRVKRPIAGAIAGLTVISGILAASSQADPSDDALAKLNELSRQAEQTTEAMHSAQLDLNNKLAAQETAEKKHADDTAAVDTAKSQLAIFQTSVNKVAAAQYMGGRTSGVDAILTAGSPQQLIEQLAVQRVMATEMSAQMKNFRSVGEKAARAEQESAKSAAEAKTAAEQAAAVRAELQSKQSQLQVQIAIVKSQYQALTPAQREAMTALPPTPPVPAPEALPPAQDPAVLADPPNGIPPGDVAPPEGALPGVDGGHSGTVIQAALSRIGSPYSWGAAGPSSFDCSGLVMWAFQHAGISLPHSSQAMARGGQPVSTDSMQPGDVVTYYSDASHVGIYIGDGMMVHASTYGTPVRVAPVNNAPIYNVRRY